The Columba livia isolate bColLiv1 breed racing homer chromosome 2, bColLiv1.pat.W.v2, whole genome shotgun sequence genome includes the window GAAGAACAAAGTATTCCTTGTGGCAAACTTAGGAACTAAGCAGCCCTGTGAGCCCACTGATCCTCACTGTCCATCTGATGGGAGATACCAGTTCAATACCAACGTGGCGTTCAACGATGACGGTACGCTGGTAGCCACCTATCGCAAACACAACTTATATTTTGAATACGCTTTTGATACCCCGCCAGAGCCTGACTATAAATTCTTTGATACCCCCTTTGCAGGCAAATTTGGTATGTTCACTTGCTTTGATATACTCTTTTTTGAGCCTGCAGTGAACCTCATCAGACAATACAATTTGAAACAAGTTGTATATCCAACTGCCTGGATGAACCAGCTCCCACTCCTCTCTGCTGTAGAATTTCAGCAGGCTTTTGCAACAGCTTTCAACGTCAATATTTTAGCAGCTAATATCCACCACCCTACCTTGGGCATGACAGGAAGTGGGATATACACTCCAGTCAAATCCTACATCTACCATAACATGGAAAGTTATGGTGGCAAGCTCATAGTAGCAGAAATTCCTGTGATTACTGCAGATTATGACACGAATTTGGAGATTAATGAAAGATTCAGAGACAACTTACACGACTCATGCAAGACTTCTACAAGCGGCTCAATGGATGATCAAGTTTGTTttaaggaaggagaagagatcCCTGGCAGAGtatcagaaaaaggaaatgaacagTTACCTCCCATATTTTATGCAGAAATGATGTATGACAACTTTACTTTTGTTCCTGTATGGGGGGAAAAAGGAGAGGTCCATGTTTGTGCCAATACCCTTTGTTGTTACTTAAATTACCGGAGAGCTGTGTTAACTGATGAATTGTATGCTTTGGGAGTTTTTGATGGGCTCCATACAGTGCATGGCACATACTATGTCCAGGCCTGTGCATTAGTAAAGTGTGGTGGTCTCAGCTTTAGCACTTGTGGCCAGGAGGTTACAGATGCCACTGCGGTGATAGATTTCCAGCTATGGGGAAATATGAGTACCCCTTATATCTTTCCTTTACTGCTGACATCTGGTATTACCTTGGACTTCGCTGATCACATGGGCTGGAAAAACAACCACTATTTCATAAGCAAAAATAGAACATCTTCTGGCCTACTGACAGCTGCTCTATATGGACGATGGTATGAAAAGGACTGAATCAGAAAACAACTGCTTGTATGTTCAGAGTATGTATCTTAACAAAAGTTGAACATCTGTACTTCCTAGAGCTTCAGATGTGTGTTTTACATGAGTGACTGATTAGATTCCACATTGAAATTATAAGCAAAGCACTTATAATTTCAATGTGGAATCTAATCAGTCACTCATGCCTAAGAGGCTGTAAGTACAGGCTGCACCTTGGTAGCTTATGTCCTACCAGAAGTAAAAGAActgccttgcaaagataaaggCTTGTTGTCATGTGTTGAGGTGTTTTATATTGTGAAAATAACAATTTTCATTTCAACTGAATCTGTTCCTTTTAATTTAATcctttggttttggggggtcctggctaggagtatataaaaaaaatggaatggAAAACCGttgcaaaaggaagaaaaataggaaagggAATAATGACGCAAATACCATGCTTGACATGCAGGGAcgtacatacacacatacataagtTAAGTAAGTAAGTATATAGCTTGTAGATGGTGAGGCTCTGATTTCTGGTTAGAGTGCtgtgattgatttttttcttagcgTCAAAACTCCTGGCTGAAGACTGACCACTCAGTTGTCTGTTATCCTGTTAGAAAACTCAGTGAGTTTTCTCGTACACTTTTAACAGTAAGTGAATGTTGCAGCTGTGAGCATCTATGGAACAGCCAGTCTGGGGAAGAGGATATCAGATGATTGTGAAAAACTAGACTGCATTAAGACACAGTTTCCAGCCTACTGTGCAAggaattatgttttaaaaaaggcagcaaTGAATATCAATTACTATGTTATGTACTGTTTAAGTACTTTAACTTTCCCTGTTTAAAAGAGAGGTCATTTCAAGACTGTTTTGACTTTCCGACATCTTACACATCGTCCATAAATTAATTCAACAAGAGCTATGAAAAGCACATAACGAACTGTGGGACAGCAAGGTTTTTACATAAATACTTTGTGTGCCAGATGGCAGGTTCCTGCTGCTAAATGAGTAAAACTCACCGTTCATTCCAGAGCAGTCACTAGATCGGGTGTTATAACTACTGAACTGTGGTGACAAACTGTTCTGTTGCAGAGAATATTCAAAGGATATTAATTTGGAGTTAAATTCCGAAAAGATAATTTATTCTCTAGTGTTATAATTCTGTGTGATCTTACTGGCCGTTATGACTTTATCTGCGTAATAGCTGCTGAGTAACGGAATAAACACAACTGTTCCTTTGGTGAGTCCTCGTGTTCCAGTTGCTCAGTGCGTTGGTTGCATTCCAGTGGCCGGGAGGAGCAGTGAGGAGCAGAGCGCTAACAGGAAAGCTGCAAGTCTCTGTTTTGGTGGGCCGAGTCACTTCTGAAATGTGTTCAAACTCAAACCAATATGGCATCTACAAGTGTGTGTATTGAAAGGTGCTCAATAAGCTCCTggtttcagaaagcaaaataaccAATAAATTGCTGAATTTCTACATCCAGgtttcttaaatatttacacaaaataaatacataaatatttatgatCTTGGGCTCTACCAAACCTTCCTTTCTCCAAGCTGTTTTACTGTGAGTCAGGACCCAGTCACACTCAGCTTTTGTATAGCAACCCAACAGTTTTGTTTGCCCTGCAGCATATATGAAATACGGAGAGGGCAATGTCTCTTATCTCATTAGACATAAACTTGCTGATGTAAAAGTAGGCCATGCCACTGCAAGGTTACTAAAAATCATTAATACTTTGGCACCCAGAGCAGTGTTCTTGCTGAATGCTGCACAAATTCCAGAACATAGAGGGTAGAACAGAAAATATCTGTGGTGCTTATTTGGAATTCTGGTTCTAGTACCATACAACCGAGTCTAAAAGAAATGAACAGGAAACGGCTGGAGAATGGCAGGTTTTAGGACAAGCCTGCCTACTCCACATGCATCCTCTTGCACGAAACACTGCTTTGGGTTTAGTTCCAAAGCAGACTCTTACTAGCACAATAAATTAGGCTAAACAAGTAAATAGCCTTAGTTGTATTTGCTatgcttaaggaaaaaaaacccaaacgtATATATCTGTGAAATACTTGCAAAGTTTGTTCCACAGAGCTATTCTTGACATGGGGTACACCAAAACTATGAGACAACAAGGCCTTCAGGCCTTACCATTTGCATGGGGCATGGTGCTCTGCCTCCTCCTTGATAAGGGTAGGCCTAAGTATTAGAATGTGTTCTCATGCCTTGTTCTCTTCACCCCTAAAAAAACAGCCTTTAGCAAAGAGACACTGGAAAAACTGTAACAGGCAGTACTAGGCACCATGGAGAACTACCAGTATGTAACTTCCTCTCACCATCTTGATCTTTGAGGAACAAGAGATGCATCTGTTCTGAATCAGGGTGACTGGGCAGCAACCTATGACACTGCCTAGCACCGATGGGCAGGTTTTGGAACAGcaaccccagcactgccctgcgGAACACAGCACAGCTCCCAAACCGCCTGTGTGCACCTGAGGGCAGCTATGTACCAGTTGCTGAGGTGGGAGAAGCCGTCAGCAAGGCGGATGTTCACATGGGCAGACTCGCAACATACTGTGATGCAGCCCATCACCTGATGTCCCACCAGTGGATACAAGCAGTTTTATTAAAGCTTCCTGAACAGTTTCTGTCTGTGAGTGCAACCAGAACCAAACACAAGGATCATACGGGAAGAACAACATGTCTAGAACAGCTTTAAATCACTCAGTCTGTTGACTTAAATGAAATCAGGATTTGGAAATTTGTGCCGAGACCAAAGGAATGTCCTGtctgagacagagaacaggggGCAACGTCTTCAAAGGGCCTTGGCACTGCCCCAGGGACAAGAAGACAACCATAGAAACTGTCTGTCGAGGTAGGGGTAACAGCACATAGGTCAGAGGTGTTAGGGGTTTCTTCATTAGGGGTCTGCTGTTTTGGGATTCACATGACCAGTGAGTTTTCCAGATGGATGTGAAGATACTCTACAGCGACAGAAACCACCAGAAGGCAAACCAAAGGAACATCTGGCAAACAGGGCATTGGAGTTCAGCTACTGAGAGGCATGTGACCAGGCTGAGGAACTGGTAACATGCTGGGACAGTATGTACAGAACAAAGATCTTCACAAGGGACAAGTGGGTGTAAGGTTGTTGAGGCAGCTCTCTCCAGGTGGAATGAACCAGGCTGAAACAACTGACCTTCAAGAGCCTCCTACAGTCAACACAGACGTAAGGACACCATCGTCATGAGGCACAGCACGGTCTTGCCCAGGCTGTGACCTGTCTTGCAGAATCAAGT containing:
- the BTD gene encoding biotinidase isoform X3, whose translation is MLGAVDWHTAQPMRQRRGQDQRPQPSTSDPVGRLMPYTMVELCWKLSICFFCYQVVSGRVTREGHYVAAVYEHESILSPNPTALVDRQSALELMGRNLDIYEQQVVAAARQGAQIIVFPEDGIHGFNFTRNSIYPYLDFVLHSEFVKWNPCREPYLFNDTEVLQRLSCMALKNKVFLVANLGTKQPCEPTDPHCPSDGRYQFNTNVAFNDDGKFGMFTCFDILFFEPAVNLIRQYNLKQVVYPTAWMNQLPLLSAVEFQQAFATAFNVNILAANIHHPTLGMTGSGIYTPVKSYIYHNMESYGGKLIVAEIPVITADYDTNLEINERFRDNLHDSCKTSTSGSMDDQVCFKEGEEIPGRVSEKGNEQLPPIFYAEMMYDNFTFVPVWGEKGEVHVCANTLCCYLNYRRAVLTDELYALGVFDGLHTVHGTYYVQACALVKCGGLSFSTCGQEVTDATAVIDFQLWGNMSTPYIFPLLLTSGITLDFADHMGWKNNHYFISKNRTSSGLLTAALYGRWYEKD
- the BTD gene encoding biotinidase isoform X2, with the translated sequence MPYTMVELCWKLSICFFCYQVVSGRVTREGHYVAAVYEHESILSPNPTALVDRQSALELMGRNLDIYEQQVVAAARQGAQIIVFPEDGIHGFNFTRNSIYPYLDFVLHSEFVKWNPCREPYLFNDTEVLQRLSCMALKNKVFLVANLGTKQPCEPTDPHCPSDGRYQFNTNVAFNDDGTLVATYRKHNLYFEYAFDTPPEPDYKFFDTPFAGKFGMFTCFDILFFEPAVNLIRQYNLKQVVYPTAWMNQLPLLSAVEFQQAFATAFNVNILAANIHHPTLGMTGSGIYTPVKSYIYHNMESYGGKLIVAEIPVITADYDTNLEINERFRDNLHDSCKTSTSGSMDDQVCFKEGEEIPGRVSEKGNEQLPPIFYAEMMYDNFTFVPVWGEKGEVHVCANTLCCYLNYRRAVLTDELYALGVFDGLHTVHGTYYVQACALVKCGGLSFSTCGQEVTDATAVIDFQLWGNMSTPYIFPLLLTSGITLDFADHMGWKNNHYFISKNRTSSGLLTAALYGRWYEKD
- the BTD gene encoding biotinidase isoform X1: MLGAVDWHTAQPMRQRRGQDQRPQPSTSDPVGRLMPYTMVELCWKLSICFFCYQVVSGRVTREGHYVAAVYEHESILSPNPTALVDRQSALELMGRNLDIYEQQVVAAARQGAQIIVFPEDGIHGFNFTRNSIYPYLDFVLHSEFVKWNPCREPYLFNDTEVLQRLSCMALKNKVFLVANLGTKQPCEPTDPHCPSDGRYQFNTNVAFNDDGTLVATYRKHNLYFEYAFDTPPEPDYKFFDTPFAGKFGMFTCFDILFFEPAVNLIRQYNLKQVVYPTAWMNQLPLLSAVEFQQAFATAFNVNILAANIHHPTLGMTGSGIYTPVKSYIYHNMESYGGKLIVAEIPVITADYDTNLEINERFRDNLHDSCKTSTSGSMDDQVCFKEGEEIPGRVSEKGNEQLPPIFYAEMMYDNFTFVPVWGEKGEVHVCANTLCCYLNYRRAVLTDELYALGVFDGLHTVHGTYYVQACALVKCGGLSFSTCGQEVTDATAVIDFQLWGNMSTPYIFPLLLTSGITLDFADHMGWKNNHYFISKNRTSSGLLTAALYGRWYEKD